From Myxococcus xanthus, a single genomic window includes:
- a CDS encoding J domain-containing protein: protein MAEGEVRQYWVRNDRGTMWGPLTLPTIELLIESGSIQGRLQMSEDGLNFAFPWRFPEAREVVPRELWGPGAPPVSAAEQAAPGAPMGVAPGAPVMARPGVRPAAGPGVAPSAGPGVRPGAAPIAGPGVRPMAGPGAAPIAGPGVRPVAGPGAAPIAGPGVRPVAGPGAAPMAGPGARATVDPAQRPVAPAQQARPPGAVPPPPVAGAARPPSAPPASPAPASAPVAVPAVEGDDAAPEIPALGQLEQLSPIRLYGRIAAREQTGLLSLTLADRVVQIHFRKGNPEFVDSSHPEEALGPSLVAARLLTPEQLQRAEPTLERFGGDLLTALFGLGLLQPATAFAILAQRAGGILSRGLRAETGTFTFELKDLSSHKAMPLGHRWAVLSDTVRRIPSADLKRRLTPVLQLPIMKSGGVVAASELRLTPHEVRALTVIDGVRSVAQLLTDFAQDADHLLRLAFLLKELDSVSFAGQARLAQDVGPRAPGAGGAQPSTGAAHAAAPNAAAQQRPAGAAPNVAGGPQPGGGAQTAGAAPQRPVAGATPAAGPGATRPAGTAPAAGPGAAPPIAGPGATPPIAGPGATAARPPVAGPGATAPRPAGTAPAAGPGATAPRPVGTAPAAGPGATAARPPVAGPSAQPRPPPSLSAQGAQRPAAPAAAATPANAPGAEEIPALRQLTMAMKQQNHFQRLGLTEQTNSSAVKIAYFRLAKLYHPDTLPQGAPPELEKLKAEVFAYIGDAYRTLSDDSSRASYIEELKSGGSGDGVDVNGILMAEELFQKSCILVKARKFPDAVKMLDEAIKLNPEEAEFYAWRGYARFFTAADKKAAQPEAFREIQNAIRRNERCAPAHYFLGVIAKLSGDGHGALKHFKRTVELQPDHIDAQREVRIASQKK, encoded by the coding sequence ATGGCGGAGGGTGAGGTCCGGCAGTACTGGGTCCGCAACGACAGGGGCACCATGTGGGGGCCCCTCACCCTGCCGACCATTGAACTGCTCATCGAAAGCGGCTCCATCCAGGGCCGGCTCCAGATGTCCGAGGACGGGCTCAACTTCGCCTTTCCCTGGCGCTTCCCGGAAGCGCGCGAGGTCGTTCCCCGCGAGCTGTGGGGCCCGGGCGCCCCGCCCGTCTCCGCCGCGGAACAGGCCGCACCGGGCGCTCCCATGGGCGTGGCCCCCGGAGCGCCCGTCATGGCGAGGCCAGGTGTTCGGCCCGCGGCAGGCCCCGGTGTCGCGCCGAGCGCGGGCCCCGGTGTCCGCCCTGGCGCGGCGCCCATCGCGGGTCCCGGTGTCCGACCCATGGCGGGCCCTGGCGCGGCGCCTATCGCGGGTCCCGGCGTCCGGCCCGTGGCGGGCCCTGGCGCGGCGCCCATCGCGGGTCCCGGCGTCCGGCCCGTGGCGGGCCCTGGCGCGGCCCCCATGGCGGGTCCCGGTGCGCGGGCCACTGTGGACCCCGCGCAGCGTCCCGTGGCGCCCGCCCAGCAGGCCCGTCCTCCCGGAGCAGTGCCACCTCCGCCCGTGGCGGGAGCCGCGCGTCCGCCGAGCGCTCCCCCCGCGAGCCCGGCCCCGGCGTCCGCCCCTGTGGCGGTGCCCGCGGTGGAGGGCGATGACGCCGCACCGGAGATTCCGGCCCTCGGCCAACTCGAGCAGCTCTCCCCCATCCGCCTCTATGGCCGCATCGCAGCGAGGGAGCAGACAGGGCTGCTGTCGCTGACGCTGGCGGACCGCGTCGTCCAGATTCACTTCCGCAAGGGCAACCCGGAGTTCGTCGACTCGTCCCATCCCGAAGAGGCGCTCGGGCCGTCACTGGTCGCGGCGCGGCTGCTCACGCCCGAGCAGCTTCAGCGGGCCGAGCCCACGCTGGAGCGCTTTGGCGGAGACCTGCTCACCGCGCTCTTCGGTCTGGGACTGCTCCAGCCAGCCACCGCCTTCGCCATCCTGGCGCAGCGCGCGGGCGGCATTCTCTCCAGGGGCCTGCGGGCTGAGACCGGGACGTTCACCTTCGAGCTGAAGGACCTGTCCTCGCACAAGGCGATGCCGCTGGGCCACCGCTGGGCCGTGCTGAGCGACACGGTGCGCCGGATTCCCTCCGCGGACCTCAAGCGCCGGCTAACCCCGGTGCTCCAGCTTCCCATCATGAAGTCCGGTGGCGTCGTGGCCGCGAGCGAGTTGCGCCTCACGCCGCACGAGGTCCGTGCGCTCACGGTCATCGACGGCGTGCGCTCGGTCGCGCAGTTGCTGACGGACTTCGCGCAGGACGCGGACCACCTGCTGCGGCTCGCGTTCCTGCTCAAGGAGTTGGACTCGGTGTCGTTCGCCGGACAGGCCAGGTTGGCGCAGGATGTGGGCCCACGAGCGCCCGGTGCCGGAGGTGCCCAGCCCTCCACGGGTGCCGCACACGCCGCGGCCCCGAACGCCGCCGCGCAACAGCGCCCCGCTGGAGCCGCTCCGAACGTCGCGGGAGGTCCGCAGCCCGGCGGGGGGGCGCAAACCGCCGGCGCCGCGCCCCAACGCCCCGTGGCAGGCGCGACGCCCGCGGCAGGTCCCGGTGCCACGCGCCCCGCGGGCACGGCCCCAGCCGCCGGCCCCGGAGCGGCCCCTCCCATCGCCGGCCCCGGAGCGACTCCTCCCATCGCAGGCCCCGGTGCCACCGCCGCACGCCCGCCCGTCGCCGGTCCCGGTGCCACCGCCCCACGCCCGGCAGGCACGGCCCCCGCGGCAGGCCCCGGCGCCACCGCCCCACGTCCGGTAGGCACGGCCCCAGCCGCCGGCCCCGGAGCCACCGCCGCACGTCCCCCGGTCGCCGGGCCTAGCGCCCAGCCCCGTCCCCCGCCGTCACTGTCCGCACAGGGCGCTCAACGCCCAGCCGCGCCCGCCGCCGCGGCGACGCCCGCGAATGCACCAGGGGCTGAAGAGATCCCCGCGCTGCGCCAGCTCACGATGGCGATGAAGCAGCAGAACCACTTCCAGCGACTCGGGCTGACGGAGCAGACGAACTCAAGCGCGGTGAAGATCGCGTACTTCCGCCTGGCCAAGCTCTACCACCCGGACACGCTCCCGCAGGGGGCGCCGCCGGAGCTGGAGAAACTGAAGGCGGAGGTCTTCGCGTATATCGGCGACGCCTACCGCACCCTCTCCGACGACAGCAGCCGCGCCAGCTACATCGAGGAGCTCAAGAGCGGCGGCAGCGGAGACGGGGTGGACGTCAACGGCATCCTCATGGCGGAGGAGCTGTTCCAGAAGTCCTGCATCCTGGTGAAGGCGCGCAAGTTCCCGGACGCCGTGAAGATGCTGGACGAGGCCATCAAGCTGAACCCGGAGGAAGCGGAGTTCTACGCGTGGCGTGGCTACGCGCGCTTCTTCACAGCGGCGGACAAGAAGGCCGCCCAGCCCGAAGCCTTCCGGGAAATCCAGAACGCCATCAGACGCAACGAGCGCTGCGCCCCCGCGCACTACTTCCTGGGCGTCATCGCCAAGCTGAGTGGTGACGGCCACGGCGCGCTCAAGCACTTCAAGCGCACCGTGGAGCTTCAACCGGACCACATCGACGCGCAGCGAGAAGTCCGCATCGCGTCGCAGAAGAAGTAG
- the yhbY gene encoding ribosome assembly RNA-binding protein YhbY — protein MPLTGKQRRHLRALGHHLEPVVIVGQAGVTEGVIAAIEQALQDHELIKVKINEGPETRQEAAARIAEGAQAELAQLLGRTALVFKKRKKDSKFEKF, from the coding sequence GTGCCGCTCACTGGGAAGCAACGCCGCCATCTGCGCGCGCTAGGACACCACCTGGAGCCGGTGGTCATCGTCGGTCAGGCCGGCGTCACCGAGGGTGTCATCGCCGCCATCGAGCAGGCGCTGCAGGACCACGAGCTCATCAAGGTCAAGATCAACGAGGGCCCGGAGACGCGCCAGGAAGCCGCGGCGCGCATCGCCGAGGGCGCCCAGGCGGAGCTCGCGCAGTTGCTGGGCCGCACCGCGCTCGTGTTCAAGAAGCGCAAGAAGGACTCCAAGTTCGAGAAGTTCTAG
- a CDS encoding neutral/alkaline non-lysosomal ceramidase N-terminal domain-containing protein, whose amino-acid sequence MASSRLVRWRSLFPLVLLTVGAAYSLASWNWCGSWAERAPVLVSQVHGEGPLRAGAAKVALSPPFPVVVAGYTPPRPEAEQADVPLYARAVVLEAGGTQVGLVSLDLLLVPDVLATRVRERARASGLEDVLVLATHTHSSLGGYDSRLVAQVSGTGRYREDVVDAITTAAGDALAQAAASLAPVSLEVGEAREQKFVISRSGGEKPDGVLTRAVFRGQAGPVAELLLYAAHPTMVPRRRAYVDPDYPGRLSALREEAGSGVTLLLQGAGGNATVAYSEGQGLERVSGFAHALAELAGDAPLSPVGETVRLSLARADAAMPRPDASRLVPALTRAAGDNLLCESAPRLAEVGALVLGPLKLVAVPGEPSVAAGMELLQRTGATGVLSLADGYVGYVETAANVQGGLGESKRQYFGPALLERLSVAAEFVAGAAGFTP is encoded by the coding sequence ATGGCATCCTCGCGATTGGTCCGCTGGCGTTCCCTGTTTCCCCTGGTGTTGCTCACCGTGGGCGCCGCGTATTCGCTGGCGTCCTGGAACTGGTGTGGCAGCTGGGCTGAACGCGCGCCAGTCCTTGTGTCACAGGTCCATGGCGAAGGGCCGCTGCGCGCGGGCGCGGCGAAGGTGGCGCTCTCGCCGCCCTTCCCGGTGGTGGTGGCCGGCTATACGCCGCCACGGCCCGAGGCGGAGCAGGCCGACGTGCCGCTCTACGCGCGCGCGGTGGTGCTGGAGGCGGGAGGGACACAGGTGGGGCTGGTGTCGTTGGACCTGCTCCTCGTTCCGGATGTGCTGGCCACGCGGGTGCGTGAGCGCGCGCGGGCCTCGGGGCTGGAGGATGTGCTGGTCCTGGCCACGCACACGCATTCGTCGTTGGGCGGGTATGACTCGCGGTTGGTGGCCCAGGTGTCCGGCACCGGGCGCTACCGGGAAGACGTGGTGGATGCCATCACCACGGCGGCGGGTGACGCACTGGCCCAGGCGGCCGCGTCGCTCGCCCCGGTGTCGCTGGAGGTCGGCGAGGCGCGGGAGCAGAAGTTCGTCATCTCCCGCAGCGGTGGCGAGAAGCCGGATGGCGTCCTGACGCGCGCGGTGTTCCGGGGGCAGGCGGGCCCGGTGGCGGAGCTGCTGCTCTACGCCGCGCACCCGACGATGGTGCCGCGTCGCCGCGCCTACGTCGACCCTGACTACCCCGGCCGGCTCAGCGCGCTGCGCGAGGAGGCGGGCAGCGGCGTGACGCTGTTGCTGCAGGGCGCGGGGGGTAATGCGACGGTGGCGTACTCGGAAGGGCAGGGGCTGGAGCGGGTGTCGGGCTTCGCGCATGCCCTGGCGGAGTTGGCCGGCGATGCGCCCTTGTCACCCGTGGGGGAGACCGTGCGGCTGTCCCTGGCGCGCGCTGATGCGGCCATGCCACGTCCGGACGCTTCGCGGCTGGTGCCGGCGCTGACGCGGGCGGCGGGGGACAACCTGCTGTGTGAATCCGCGCCGCGTCTGGCGGAGGTGGGCGCGCTGGTGCTGGGGCCGCTGAAGCTGGTGGCGGTGCCGGGTGAGCCCAGCGTGGCCGCGGGCATGGAGTTGCTGCAGCGGACCGGCGCCACGGGCGTGCTGAGCCTGGCGGATGGCTACGTGGGCTACGTGGAGACGGCGGCGAACGTGCAGGGTGGACTGGGGGAGTCCAAGCGCCAGTACTTCGGGCCCGCGCTGCTGGAGCGGCTGAGCGTGGCGGCGGAGTTCGTTGCCGGGGCGGCGGGCTTCACGCCTTGA
- the purF gene encoding amidophosphoribosyltransferase: protein MCGIFGIVGHAEASNLTYLGLHALQHRGQESAGIVASDGMGLRAHRQMGLVADIFDAPVLADLPGQAAIGHVRYSTAGGSALKNAQPLFVQYAGGQCAIAHNGNLVNAAELKQQLEADGAIFQSDADTEVILHLLARSKQATFEQKLVEALRKVTGAYSLLVLTENKLVAVRDPHGIRPLVLGRMKEGAYVLASESTALDLIEAETVRELEPGELLVIENGLLRTSKPFAEPPRQARCIFEHVYFARPDSTLFGSNVYEVRKEMGRQLAKEQPAPSADLVIAVPDSGVPAAIGFAQASGIPYDVGLIRSHYVGRTFIEPQQSIRHFGVKLKLSAVRQVLKGKRVVVVDDSIVRGTTSRKIVKMIKAAGAVEVHLRISSPPTKWPCYYGIDTPSRQELIAATHSLEEIATYVTADSLGYISQEGLGRAVGDPERGSFCTACFSGKYLIGDFGEERAEPSKLTA, encoded by the coding sequence ATGTGCGGCATCTTCGGAATCGTGGGGCACGCCGAGGCCTCCAACCTGACATACCTGGGGCTGCACGCCCTCCAGCACCGCGGGCAGGAGTCCGCGGGCATTGTCGCCTCTGACGGGATGGGGCTGCGCGCTCACCGGCAGATGGGACTCGTCGCCGACATCTTCGATGCGCCGGTGCTCGCCGACCTGCCCGGGCAGGCGGCCATCGGCCACGTGCGCTACTCCACCGCTGGAGGCAGCGCCCTCAAGAACGCCCAGCCGCTCTTCGTGCAGTACGCGGGCGGGCAGTGCGCCATCGCGCACAACGGCAACCTGGTGAACGCGGCGGAGCTGAAGCAGCAGCTCGAGGCCGACGGCGCCATCTTCCAGTCGGACGCGGACACGGAAGTCATCCTGCACCTGCTGGCGCGCTCCAAGCAGGCGACCTTCGAGCAGAAGCTCGTGGAGGCGCTGCGCAAGGTGACGGGCGCCTACAGCCTCCTGGTGCTCACGGAGAACAAGCTCGTCGCGGTGAGAGACCCGCACGGCATCCGGCCGCTGGTGCTGGGGCGGATGAAGGAAGGTGCCTACGTGCTGGCCAGCGAGTCGACCGCGCTGGACCTCATCGAGGCGGAAACCGTGCGCGAGCTGGAGCCGGGCGAGCTACTCGTCATCGAGAACGGGCTGCTGCGCACCAGCAAGCCCTTCGCGGAGCCTCCGCGTCAGGCGCGCTGCATCTTCGAGCACGTGTACTTCGCGCGGCCGGACTCCACGCTGTTCGGCAGCAACGTGTACGAAGTGCGCAAGGAAATGGGCCGTCAGCTCGCGAAGGAGCAGCCGGCGCCCTCCGCGGACCTGGTCATCGCGGTGCCGGACTCGGGCGTGCCGGCGGCCATCGGCTTCGCGCAGGCCAGCGGCATTCCCTACGACGTGGGCCTCATCCGCAGCCACTACGTGGGCCGCACCTTCATCGAGCCGCAGCAGTCCATCCGCCACTTCGGCGTGAAGCTGAAGCTGTCCGCGGTGCGGCAGGTGCTCAAGGGCAAGCGCGTGGTGGTGGTGGACGACTCCATCGTCCGCGGCACCACGAGCCGCAAAATCGTGAAGATGATCAAGGCGGCGGGCGCGGTGGAGGTGCACCTGCGCATCTCCTCGCCGCCCACGAAGTGGCCTTGCTACTACGGCATCGACACGCCGAGCCGCCAGGAGCTCATCGCCGCGACGCACAGCCTGGAGGAGATTGCCACGTACGTGACCGCAGACTCGCTCGGCTACATCTCCCAGGAAGGCCTGGGCCGCGCGGTGGGCGACCCGGAGCGCGGCAGCTTCTGCACCGCCTGCTTCTCCGGCAAGTACCTCATCGGCGACTTCGGCGAAGAACGCGCCGAGCCCAGCAAGCTCACCGCCTGA
- a CDS encoding RluA family pseudouridine synthase, translating to MHSAPQEEAPEGYVDIRYVVEPNYAGWRLDEYLGEKLRRMTRERLQGVILRGVICEERRLKPSTPVYPGLAFRIRRRASEEPDTPTELPVVFQDDWLLVLDKPAGLPIHPTARYHKGTLVTLLRERFGERFAEPAHRLDRETSGLVVCGRTTESCRVLGRLFVSRDVHKEYLALCEGHPPEDTFTVDAPIAEGTELIRIAVRIDPVEGKESRTRFQVLQRFTRDGAPFALLRCFPETGRQHQIRIHLCHAGFPLVGDKMYGPDPGYFDRFSKHCLEPEAWPRLRLPRQALHAARIAFPHPGSGQAVAFEAPLPADLTDFIEGRPVALPA from the coding sequence ATGCACAGCGCACCGCAGGAAGAAGCCCCCGAGGGCTACGTCGACATCCGCTACGTCGTCGAGCCGAACTACGCGGGTTGGCGGCTGGATGAGTACCTGGGGGAGAAGCTCCGCCGGATGACGCGGGAGCGGCTCCAGGGCGTCATCCTGAGGGGTGTCATCTGCGAGGAGCGGCGCCTGAAGCCGTCCACGCCGGTGTACCCGGGGCTGGCCTTCCGCATCCGCCGCCGCGCCAGCGAGGAGCCGGACACGCCCACGGAATTGCCCGTGGTGTTCCAGGACGACTGGCTGCTGGTGCTGGACAAGCCCGCGGGTCTGCCCATCCACCCCACGGCGCGCTACCACAAGGGCACCCTCGTCACGCTCCTGCGAGAGCGCTTCGGTGAGCGCTTCGCCGAGCCCGCGCACCGGTTGGACAGGGAGACCAGCGGGCTGGTCGTCTGCGGGCGCACCACGGAGTCCTGCCGGGTGCTGGGGCGGCTGTTCGTCTCGCGTGACGTGCACAAGGAGTATCTGGCGCTCTGCGAAGGGCACCCGCCCGAGGACACGTTCACCGTGGATGCGCCCATCGCGGAGGGCACCGAGCTCATCCGCATCGCCGTGCGCATCGACCCGGTGGAGGGCAAGGAGAGCCGCACGCGCTTCCAGGTGCTCCAGCGCTTCACGCGGGATGGCGCGCCCTTCGCGTTGCTGCGCTGCTTCCCGGAGACGGGGCGCCAGCACCAGATTCGCATCCACCTGTGCCACGCGGGCTTCCCGCTCGTGGGCGACAAGATGTACGGGCCCGACCCCGGCTACTTCGACCGCTTCAGCAAGCACTGTCTGGAGCCCGAGGCGTGGCCGCGGCTGCGCCTGCCCCGGCAAGCGCTGCACGCCGCGCGCATCGCCTTCCCCCACCCGGGCTCTGGCCAGGCGGTGGCGTTCGAGGCGCCCCTGCCCGCGGACCTCACGGACTTCATCGAGGGCCGGCCCGTGGCCTTGCCGGCCTGA
- the wecB gene encoding non-hydrolyzing UDP-N-acetylglucosamine 2-epimerase, with protein sequence MKKVIHIVGARPNFMKVAPIYRAIAERTPLEQILVHTGQHYDAKMSDVFFADLGLPAPDVHLGIGSGSHAQQTARMMVELEKVFLAHPPALVSVVGDVNSTIAAALVTSKLGIPLAHVEAGLRSYSPHQPEEINRLVTDRLSDLLLTPSRDADANLLKEGTDPARIHFVGNVMIDSLFASREKADKLPVLKDLGLIPHGYAVCTLHRPSNVDDPKTLGGLLSAVAHVATRLPVIFPVHPRTRKVISEHGLNTWFERTPSLRPVEPMGYLDFLALTSKARLVLTDSGGLQEETTAMGVPCLTLREQTERPITVEEGSNEVVGTDPVRIRLAADRVLDGEGKQGRVPEFWDGRAAERIADLFASFLGVEDRPIQAASA encoded by the coding sequence ATGAAGAAGGTCATTCATATCGTTGGGGCGCGTCCGAACTTCATGAAGGTCGCGCCCATCTATCGCGCCATCGCCGAGCGTACTCCCCTTGAGCAAATCCTTGTCCACACGGGGCAACACTATGACGCCAAGATGAGCGACGTGTTCTTCGCCGACCTCGGCCTGCCTGCCCCGGACGTCCATCTGGGCATCGGGTCGGGCAGCCATGCGCAGCAGACGGCACGCATGATGGTGGAGCTGGAAAAGGTTTTCCTGGCCCACCCTCCGGCGCTCGTCTCCGTGGTGGGCGACGTGAACAGCACCATCGCGGCGGCGTTGGTGACGTCGAAGCTGGGCATCCCCCTGGCACACGTCGAAGCGGGGCTGCGCAGCTACTCGCCACACCAACCGGAGGAGATCAACCGGCTCGTCACCGACCGCCTGTCGGACCTGCTGCTGACGCCTTCACGTGACGCGGACGCCAACCTGCTCAAGGAAGGCACCGACCCGGCCCGCATCCACTTCGTGGGCAACGTGATGATCGACTCGCTCTTCGCCTCGCGCGAGAAGGCCGACAAGCTGCCGGTGCTCAAGGACCTGGGGCTCATCCCCCACGGCTACGCGGTGTGCACGCTGCACCGGCCCTCCAACGTGGACGACCCCAAGACTCTGGGCGGCCTCCTGTCCGCGGTGGCCCACGTCGCCACGCGCCTGCCGGTCATCTTCCCGGTGCACCCGCGCACGCGGAAGGTGATTTCGGAGCATGGCCTGAACACGTGGTTCGAGCGCACGCCGAGCCTGCGGCCCGTGGAGCCCATGGGCTACCTCGACTTCCTGGCGCTCACGTCGAAGGCGCGCCTGGTGCTCACCGACTCCGGCGGCCTCCAGGAGGAGACGACGGCCATGGGCGTCCCGTGCCTCACCCTGCGCGAGCAGACCGAGCGCCCCATCACCGTGGAGGAAGGCTCCAACGAGGTGGTGGGCACCGACCCGGTCCGCATCCGTCTGGCCGCCGACCGCGTGCTGGATGGTGAAGGCAAGCAGGGCCGCGTGCCCGAGTTCTGGGATGGCCGCGCCGCCGAGCGCATCGCGGACCTGTTCGCGAGCTTCCTGGGCGTCGAGGACCGGCCGATTCAGGCGGCCTCGGCCTGA
- the kdsB gene encoding 3-deoxy-manno-octulosonate cytidylyltransferase, which translates to MQSCRTVAVIPARHASTRFPGKPLAIIAGRTMIEHVWRRCQEAQAFDEVWVATDDDRIRAAVEGFGGKAVMTSPACATGTDRVAEVALGRPDIDIWVNVQGDEPLVDPATLQRLAGLFQDASVRMGTLVRPLEADEAASPHVVKAVLALNGDALYFSRSLVPHVREPGTPVQRWGHIGLYGYRREVLLSLAKLAPTPLEDAEKLEQLRALEHGIPIRCAKVTSHTVAVDLPGDVEKVEALMRARGG; encoded by the coding sequence ATGCAATCTTGCCGGACCGTTGCAGTCATTCCCGCCCGACATGCCAGCACCCGCTTCCCGGGCAAGCCGCTGGCAATCATCGCCGGCCGAACAATGATTGAGCACGTCTGGCGCCGCTGTCAGGAGGCCCAGGCCTTCGACGAGGTGTGGGTTGCCACCGATGACGACCGCATTCGCGCCGCAGTGGAGGGCTTTGGCGGCAAGGCGGTGATGACCAGCCCCGCCTGCGCCACGGGGACGGACCGGGTCGCCGAGGTGGCGCTCGGCCGTCCAGACATCGACATCTGGGTGAACGTCCAGGGAGACGAGCCCCTGGTGGACCCCGCCACGCTCCAGCGGCTGGCGGGCCTCTTCCAGGACGCGTCCGTGCGGATGGGCACCCTGGTCCGCCCGCTCGAAGCGGACGAAGCCGCCAGCCCGCACGTGGTGAAGGCGGTGCTCGCGCTCAACGGCGACGCGCTCTACTTCAGCCGCAGCCTGGTACCCCACGTCCGCGAGCCGGGCACGCCCGTCCAGCGCTGGGGCCACATCGGCCTCTACGGCTACCGGCGCGAGGTGCTGCTGTCGCTGGCGAAGCTGGCGCCCACGCCGCTGGAGGACGCGGAGAAGCTGGAGCAGCTCCGCGCGCTGGAGCACGGCATCCCCATCCGCTGCGCGAAGGTCACCTCGCACACGGTGGCCGTCGACCTCCCCGGTGACGTGGAGAAGGTGGAGGCCCTCATGCGCGCGCGGGGGGGCTGA